A single region of the Myripristis murdjan chromosome 3, fMyrMur1.1, whole genome shotgun sequence genome encodes:
- the nfat5b gene encoding nuclear factor of activated T-cells 5 isoform X1 encodes MPSDFISLFSGDLDLNSPRSLYSKESVYDLLPRELQLPSSTQQNPAAMSQKSGGEAGPPPSAALASDATTVSSSLTVGGPRSAFPTSSSSTMHSTSSVDDQNPAHGSNVDPDDTRSSRAVPEAVGAEGGNGNSGSAGSCRASSDMGGGAGSVGGGRAATSQEVQQHHQMTPSKRRTVLNISPPPEDLFDDSRMSCQDEAPADSEQSNSIWLDDSVSNFSIVSSSSYNDNTEVPRKSRKRTPRQRPGPKSVPAEEASMDVFDADSAKGPHFVLSQLGPDNKACPKGSSPDGPQTNNQKGGTLSVQYPQKSEGKELKILIQPETQHRARYLTEGSRGSVKDRAQQGFPTVKLEGVNEQVVLQVFVGNDAGRVKPHGFYQACRVTGRNTTACKEVDIEGTTVIEVSLDPSTNMTLAVDCVGILKLRNADVEARIGVAGSKKKSTRARLVFRVTIPRPDGSLLTLQTPSSPILCTQPAGVPEILKKSLHTCSVRGGEEVFIIGKNFLKDTKVIFQENVSDEKSWKAEAEIDMELFHQNHLIVKVPPYQNQAITSAVCVGIYVVTNAGRSHDVQPFTYTPDLAKADISVKTEAPSPGKACSYDERIKVLDNTMMPAMLSLVKREEVTPMEVSSNLQPAGVFKQTADVICPAQQTLDLTSSRLTNSRPFPNNLPQPAGDPDKVPAPVFSNAEPLSTIQKQDIAATGSFPGPADSLLPQGSRQFLLEPREGLVQERPGSGSGAVGRLCGEPASQQHQLPLFPPDEVAQLEEAVRQLQAKGFCNLALQSDNSIAKQQQCQQHIQHQQQIQKQQIQQQQQQQQQIQQQQIQQQQQQQALENLQQQLFQSQIPMQCSMFQGTSQGENAEQQGSPQSVVSNQGALFQQAQQQQQQQQQKQQQQQAALFQQANELLSIQTNFLQQTPSHPSPPLFHNPNSLAEAQDPQGALFHTQKASHTQEQVQAALFQNTLTVLSGSSLSPEQQPSTPTLFLSQSSVPSQLTAGNTQQQQQQQQQQQQLAFLSALQTSAPEPQSVFQAQTQLSPIQQRTPMEQQQSSQSQPHTQPPQQASLFQNISPHPSANSLNPSQQQQQQASLLFRSSPMSNQEQPSGLLFSSQAQMPPLSSSSLTSPEPQNPSLLFSQAGVVTVSQQDRSEPMALGNPAEPRQQVLFEEQQPMQLGRSSNNGQEQPVGLFMPQSNMASLQGGMAAQDLPQTAIFTTQNGVAGLQTTTSSPVQQPGTLFQTAVSGTISQPSQPQQPGLFLFGIPNECGQLINTPGTTLSDQIIAISQSGQNQRESDAHIQSLLNQSLSESGSLQNSMTASQNMEKIDDLLVSLQEPSSNLTRSY; translated from the exons AATCAGTGTATGACCTTCTTCCCAGAGAGCTGCAGTTGCCGTCCTCCACTCAGCAGAACCCAGCAGCCATGAGTCAGAAGAGCGGTGGAGAGGCAGGGCCTCCCCCCTCAGCTGCTCTTGCATCAG ATGCCACCACCGTCTCCTCTTCTCTGACCGTGGGAGGCCCCCGCAGTGCTTTTCCCACCTCTTCCAGCTCCACCATGCATTCCACTTCTTCAGTCGATGACCAGAACCCAGCTCACGGCAGCAACGTCGACCCGGATGACACCAGGAGTAGCAGAGCGGTGCCAGAGGCTGTCGGGGCGGAGGGTGGGAATGGCAACAGTGGGAGCGCTGGTAGCTGCAGAGCTAGCAGTGACAtgggaggaggagctggatcTGTCGGAGGTGGAAGAGCAGCAACATCGCAGGAGGTCCAGCAGCATCACCAGATGACCCCCTCTAAGCGCCGCACCGTACTGAACATCTCCCCGCCGCCAGAGGACCTGTTTGATGACAGCCGCATGTCCTGCCAGGATGAGGCCCCGGCGGACTCAGAGCAGAGCAACAGTATTTGGTTGGATGACTCGGTCTCCAACTTCAGTATCGTCAGTTCCAGCTCCTACAACGACAACACAGAGGTGCCACGAAAATCCCGCAAACGCACCCCTCGCCAGAGGCCTGGCCCTAAGTCTGTGCCTGCAGAGGAGGCCAGCATGGACGTGTTTGATGCAGACAGTGCCAAAGGCCCCCACTTTGTGCTCTCACAGTTAGGCCCTGACAACAAGGCCTGCCCAAAAGGAAG TTCTCCAGATGGGCCGCAGACAAAtaatcagaaaggaggaactctGTCGGTGCAGTATCCACAGAAGAGCGAGGGCAAAGAGCTGAAGATCCTCATCCAGCCGGAGACCCAGCACCGCGCCCGCTACCTGACCGAAGGCAGCAGAGGGTCGGTGAAGGACCGCGCGCAGCAGGGCTTCCCCACCGTCAAG CTGGAGGGGGTGAATGAGCAGGTGGTTCTGCAGGTATTTGTGGGCAACGACGCCGGGCGTGTGAAGCCTCATGGATTTTACCAGGCTTGCAGGGTGACAGGCCGCAACACCACAGCCTGCAAAGAGGTGGACATCGAGGGCACGACCGTTATTGAGGTCTCCCTAGATCCCTCCACCAACATGACGCTAGC GGTGGACTGCGTTGGCATCCTGAAGCTCCGTAACGCTGATGTAGAGGCTCGAATCGGTGTGGCCGGCTCCAAGAAGAAGAGCACCCGCGCCAGGCTGGTGTTTCGAGTCACCATCCCCCGTCCAGATGGATCGCTGCTCACACTGCAGACTCCATCGTCTCCAATCCTGTGCA CCCAGCCTGCAGGCGTGCCCGAGATCCTGAAGAAGTCACTCCACACTTGTTCGGTGAGGGGCGGAGAAGAGGTCTTCATCATTGGCAAGAACTTTCTCAAAGACACCAAAGTTATATTTCAGGAGAATGTATCGG ATGAGAAATCGTGGAAGGCGGAGGCTGAAATCGACATGGAGCTGTTTCACCAG AACCATCTGATAGTGAAGGTTCCTCCATACCAGAACCAGGCCATCACCTCAGCGGTGTGTGTGGGAATCTATGTGGTGACGAACGCTGGAAGATCCCATGATGTACAACCTTTTACCTACACTCCAGACTTGG CAAAAGCTGATATTTCTGTGAAGACAGAGGCCCCGTCTCCTGGGAAGGCTTGTTCTTATGATGAGCGAATTAAAg TTTTAGATAATACCATGATGCCTGCGATGTTGTCTCTAGTAAAGAGAGAAGAAGTCACTCCAATGGAGGTCTCCAGCAACCTGCAACCTGCTGGAGTATTCAAG cagaCGGCTGATGTCATCTGTCCAGCCCAACAGACCCTGGACTTGACTTCCAGCCGTCTTACTAACAGCAGACCATTCCCCAACAACCTGCCGCAGCCTGCAGGCGACCCTGACAAAGTCCCGGCTCCGGTCTTTTCCAACGCGGAGCCTCTAAGCACGATCCAGAAGCAAGACATTGCTGCCACCGGCTCCTTCCCTGGGCCTGCAGACTCTCTGCTCCCGCAAGGCTCTCGGCAGTTCCTCCTGGAGCCCAGAGAGGGCCTGGTGCAGGAGAGGCCAGGCAGTGGTTCTGGGGCTGTGGGCAGGTTGTGCGGAGAACCTGCCTCCCAGCAGCACCAGCTGCCTCTTTTCCCCCCAGATGAAGTGGCCCAGTTGGAGGAGGCGGTGCGACAGCTTCAGGCCAAGGGGTTCTGCAACTTGGCCCTACAGTCTGACAACTCAATTGCCAAGCAACAGCAATGTCAACAACACATCCAGCACCAACAGCAgatccaaaaacaacaaattcaacaacaacagcagcagcagcaacaaattcaacaacaacaaattcaacagcagcaacaacagcaggctTTGGAGAACCTACAGCAGCAGTTGTTTCAGTCGCAAATCCCAATGCAGTGCAGCATGTTCCAGGGCACTTCCCAAGGAGAGAACGCAGAACAGCAGGGTTCGCCGCAAAGCGTTGTGTCAAACCAGGGGGCCCTCttccagcaggcccagcagcagcagcagcagcaacagcaaaaacagcagcagcaacaagcgGCTCTGTTTCAGCAGGCTAATGAACTTCTCTCCATTCAGACCAACTTCCTCCAGCAGACACCCTCACATCCTTCCCCACCGCTTTTCCACAATCCCAACTCTTTGGCTGAGGCACAAGATCCACAGGGGGCTTTGTTTCATACTCAGAAAGCCTCTCACACTCAAGAGCAAGTCCAGGCTGCTCTCTTCCAAAACACCCTGACAGTACTGAGCGGATCGAGTCTCTCCCCGGAGCAGCAGCCCTCAACCCCCACACTTTTCCTCTCCCAGAGCTCCGTGCCATCTCAGCTCACAGCTGGCAatactcagcagcagcagcagcagcaacagcagcagcagcagctggcctTCCTCAGCGCACTGCAGACCTCTGCCCCTGAGCCACAGTCAGTGTTTCAGGCCCAGACCCAGCTCTCCCCCATTCAGCAGCGCACTCCCATGGAACAGCAGCAGTCCTCCCAAAGTCAGCCCCACACGCAGCCACCACAACAAGCCTCCCTTTTTCAAAACATCTCACCACATCCATCTGCAAACAGCCTTAATCCAagccagcagcaacagcagcaggctAGCCTCCTGTTCCGCAGCAGTCCCATGTCCAACCAGGAGCAGCCCTCCGGTCTCCTGTTCAGCAGCCAGGCCCAGATGCCTCCATTGAGCAGCAGCAGTCTGACCTCTCCAGAGCCCCAGAACCCCTCTCTGCTCTTTTCCCAAGCCGGCGTAGTGACAGTCAGCCAGCAGGATCGCTCCGAGCCCATGGCCTTAGGGAACCCCGCGGAGCCTCGTCAGCAAGTTCTGTTTGAGGAGCAGCAGCCCATGCAGCTGGGCCGCAGCTCAAACAATGGGCAGGAGCAGCCCGTGGGCCTCTTCATGCCTCAGTCTAACATGGCCTCCTTACAGGGAGGAATGGCTGCACAGGACCTTCCCCAGACAGCCATCTTTACCACGCAGAACGGGGTGGCAGGCCTCCAGACCACCACCTCTTCCCCTGTGCAGCAGCCAGGGACCCTGTTTCAGACCGCTGTCAGTGGGACCATCAGTCAGCCCAGCCAGCCACAGCAACCTGGCCTCTTCCTCTTTGGGATTCCCAACG
- the nfat5b gene encoding nuclear factor of activated T-cells 5 isoform X3, translating to MHSTSSVDDQNPAHGSNVDPDDTRSSRAVPEAVGAEGGNGNSGSAGSCRASSDMGGGAGSVGGGRAATSQEVQQHHQMTPSKRRTVLNISPPPEDLFDDSRMSCQDEAPADSEQSNSIWLDDSVSNFSIVSSSSYNDNTEVPRKSRKRTPRQRPGPKSVPAEEASMDVFDADSAKGPHFVLSQLGPDNKACPKGSSPDGPQTNNQKGGTLSVQYPQKSEGKELKILIQPETQHRARYLTEGSRGSVKDRAQQGFPTVKLEGVNEQVVLQVFVGNDAGRVKPHGFYQACRVTGRNTTACKEVDIEGTTVIEVSLDPSTNMTLAVDCVGILKLRNADVEARIGVAGSKKKSTRARLVFRVTIPRPDGSLLTLQTPSSPILCTQPAGVPEILKKSLHTCSVRGGEEVFIIGKNFLKDTKVIFQENVSDEKSWKAEAEIDMELFHQNHLIVKVPPYQNQAITSAVCVGIYVVTNAGRSHDVQPFTYTPDLAKADISVKTEAPSPGKACSYDERIKVLDNTMMPAMLSLVKREEVTPMEVSSNLQPAGVFKQTADVICPAQQTLDLTSSRLTNSRPFPNNLPQPAGDPDKVPAPVFSNAEPLSTIQKQDIAATGSFPGPADSLLPQGSRQFLLEPREGLVQERPGSGSGAVGRLCGEPASQQHQLPLFPPDEVAQLEEAVRQLQAKGFCNLALQSDNSIAKQQQCQQHIQHQQQIQKQQIQQQQQQQQQIQQQQIQQQQQQQALENLQQQLFQSQIPMQCSMFQGTSQGENAEQQGSPQSVVSNQGALFQQAQQQQQQQQQKQQQQQAALFQQANELLSIQTNFLQQTPSHPSPPLFHNPNSLAEAQDPQGALFHTQKASHTQEQVQAALFQNTLTVLSGSSLSPEQQPSTPTLFLSQSSVPSQLTAGNTQQQQQQQQQQQQLAFLSALQTSAPEPQSVFQAQTQLSPIQQRTPMEQQQSSQSQPHTQPPQQASLFQNISPHPSANSLNPSQQQQQQASLLFRSSPMSNQEQPSGLLFSSQAQMPPLSSSSLTSPEPQNPSLLFSQAGVVTVSQQDRSEPMALGNPAEPRQQVLFEEQQPMQLGRSSNNGQEQPVGLFMPQSNMASLQGGMAAQDLPQTAIFTTQNGVAGLQTTTSSPVQQPGTLFQTAVSGTISQPSQPQQPGLFLFGIPNECGQLINTPGTTLSDQIIAISQSGQNQRESDAHIQSLLNQSLSESGSLQNSMTASQNMEKIDDLLVSLQEPSSNLTRSY from the exons ATGCATTCCACTTCTTCAGTCGATGACCAGAACCCAGCTCACGGCAGCAACGTCGACCCGGATGACACCAGGAGTAGCAGAGCGGTGCCAGAGGCTGTCGGGGCGGAGGGTGGGAATGGCAACAGTGGGAGCGCTGGTAGCTGCAGAGCTAGCAGTGACAtgggaggaggagctggatcTGTCGGAGGTGGAAGAGCAGCAACATCGCAGGAGGTCCAGCAGCATCACCAGATGACCCCCTCTAAGCGCCGCACCGTACTGAACATCTCCCCGCCGCCAGAGGACCTGTTTGATGACAGCCGCATGTCCTGCCAGGATGAGGCCCCGGCGGACTCAGAGCAGAGCAACAGTATTTGGTTGGATGACTCGGTCTCCAACTTCAGTATCGTCAGTTCCAGCTCCTACAACGACAACACAGAGGTGCCACGAAAATCCCGCAAACGCACCCCTCGCCAGAGGCCTGGCCCTAAGTCTGTGCCTGCAGAGGAGGCCAGCATGGACGTGTTTGATGCAGACAGTGCCAAAGGCCCCCACTTTGTGCTCTCACAGTTAGGCCCTGACAACAAGGCCTGCCCAAAAGGAAG TTCTCCAGATGGGCCGCAGACAAAtaatcagaaaggaggaactctGTCGGTGCAGTATCCACAGAAGAGCGAGGGCAAAGAGCTGAAGATCCTCATCCAGCCGGAGACCCAGCACCGCGCCCGCTACCTGACCGAAGGCAGCAGAGGGTCGGTGAAGGACCGCGCGCAGCAGGGCTTCCCCACCGTCAAG CTGGAGGGGGTGAATGAGCAGGTGGTTCTGCAGGTATTTGTGGGCAACGACGCCGGGCGTGTGAAGCCTCATGGATTTTACCAGGCTTGCAGGGTGACAGGCCGCAACACCACAGCCTGCAAAGAGGTGGACATCGAGGGCACGACCGTTATTGAGGTCTCCCTAGATCCCTCCACCAACATGACGCTAGC GGTGGACTGCGTTGGCATCCTGAAGCTCCGTAACGCTGATGTAGAGGCTCGAATCGGTGTGGCCGGCTCCAAGAAGAAGAGCACCCGCGCCAGGCTGGTGTTTCGAGTCACCATCCCCCGTCCAGATGGATCGCTGCTCACACTGCAGACTCCATCGTCTCCAATCCTGTGCA CCCAGCCTGCAGGCGTGCCCGAGATCCTGAAGAAGTCACTCCACACTTGTTCGGTGAGGGGCGGAGAAGAGGTCTTCATCATTGGCAAGAACTTTCTCAAAGACACCAAAGTTATATTTCAGGAGAATGTATCGG ATGAGAAATCGTGGAAGGCGGAGGCTGAAATCGACATGGAGCTGTTTCACCAG AACCATCTGATAGTGAAGGTTCCTCCATACCAGAACCAGGCCATCACCTCAGCGGTGTGTGTGGGAATCTATGTGGTGACGAACGCTGGAAGATCCCATGATGTACAACCTTTTACCTACACTCCAGACTTGG CAAAAGCTGATATTTCTGTGAAGACAGAGGCCCCGTCTCCTGGGAAGGCTTGTTCTTATGATGAGCGAATTAAAg TTTTAGATAATACCATGATGCCTGCGATGTTGTCTCTAGTAAAGAGAGAAGAAGTCACTCCAATGGAGGTCTCCAGCAACCTGCAACCTGCTGGAGTATTCAAG cagaCGGCTGATGTCATCTGTCCAGCCCAACAGACCCTGGACTTGACTTCCAGCCGTCTTACTAACAGCAGACCATTCCCCAACAACCTGCCGCAGCCTGCAGGCGACCCTGACAAAGTCCCGGCTCCGGTCTTTTCCAACGCGGAGCCTCTAAGCACGATCCAGAAGCAAGACATTGCTGCCACCGGCTCCTTCCCTGGGCCTGCAGACTCTCTGCTCCCGCAAGGCTCTCGGCAGTTCCTCCTGGAGCCCAGAGAGGGCCTGGTGCAGGAGAGGCCAGGCAGTGGTTCTGGGGCTGTGGGCAGGTTGTGCGGAGAACCTGCCTCCCAGCAGCACCAGCTGCCTCTTTTCCCCCCAGATGAAGTGGCCCAGTTGGAGGAGGCGGTGCGACAGCTTCAGGCCAAGGGGTTCTGCAACTTGGCCCTACAGTCTGACAACTCAATTGCCAAGCAACAGCAATGTCAACAACACATCCAGCACCAACAGCAgatccaaaaacaacaaattcaacaacaacagcagcagcagcaacaaattcaacaacaacaaattcaacagcagcaacaacagcaggctTTGGAGAACCTACAGCAGCAGTTGTTTCAGTCGCAAATCCCAATGCAGTGCAGCATGTTCCAGGGCACTTCCCAAGGAGAGAACGCAGAACAGCAGGGTTCGCCGCAAAGCGTTGTGTCAAACCAGGGGGCCCTCttccagcaggcccagcagcagcagcagcagcaacagcaaaaacagcagcagcaacaagcgGCTCTGTTTCAGCAGGCTAATGAACTTCTCTCCATTCAGACCAACTTCCTCCAGCAGACACCCTCACATCCTTCCCCACCGCTTTTCCACAATCCCAACTCTTTGGCTGAGGCACAAGATCCACAGGGGGCTTTGTTTCATACTCAGAAAGCCTCTCACACTCAAGAGCAAGTCCAGGCTGCTCTCTTCCAAAACACCCTGACAGTACTGAGCGGATCGAGTCTCTCCCCGGAGCAGCAGCCCTCAACCCCCACACTTTTCCTCTCCCAGAGCTCCGTGCCATCTCAGCTCACAGCTGGCAatactcagcagcagcagcagcagcaacagcagcagcagcagctggcctTCCTCAGCGCACTGCAGACCTCTGCCCCTGAGCCACAGTCAGTGTTTCAGGCCCAGACCCAGCTCTCCCCCATTCAGCAGCGCACTCCCATGGAACAGCAGCAGTCCTCCCAAAGTCAGCCCCACACGCAGCCACCACAACAAGCCTCCCTTTTTCAAAACATCTCACCACATCCATCTGCAAACAGCCTTAATCCAagccagcagcaacagcagcaggctAGCCTCCTGTTCCGCAGCAGTCCCATGTCCAACCAGGAGCAGCCCTCCGGTCTCCTGTTCAGCAGCCAGGCCCAGATGCCTCCATTGAGCAGCAGCAGTCTGACCTCTCCAGAGCCCCAGAACCCCTCTCTGCTCTTTTCCCAAGCCGGCGTAGTGACAGTCAGCCAGCAGGATCGCTCCGAGCCCATGGCCTTAGGGAACCCCGCGGAGCCTCGTCAGCAAGTTCTGTTTGAGGAGCAGCAGCCCATGCAGCTGGGCCGCAGCTCAAACAATGGGCAGGAGCAGCCCGTGGGCCTCTTCATGCCTCAGTCTAACATGGCCTCCTTACAGGGAGGAATGGCTGCACAGGACCTTCCCCAGACAGCCATCTTTACCACGCAGAACGGGGTGGCAGGCCTCCAGACCACCACCTCTTCCCCTGTGCAGCAGCCAGGGACCCTGTTTCAGACCGCTGTCAGTGGGACCATCAGTCAGCCCAGCCAGCCACAGCAACCTGGCCTCTTCCTCTTTGGGATTCCCAACG
- the nfat5b gene encoding nuclear factor of activated T-cells 5 isoform X2 — protein MPSDFISLFSGDLDLNSPRSLYSKESVYDLLPRELQLPSSTQQNPAAMSQKSGGEAGPPPSAALASDATTVSSSLTVGGPRSAFPTSSSSTMHSTSSVDDQNPAHGSNVDPDDTRSSRAVPEAVGAEGGNGNSGSAGSCRASSDMGGGAGSVGGGRAATSQEVQQHHQMTPSKRRTVLNISPPPEDLFDDSRMSCQDEAPADSEQSNSIWLDDSVSNFSIVSSSSYNDNTEVPRKSRKRTPRQRPGPKSVPAEEASMDVFDADSAKGPHFVLSQLGPDNKACPKGSSPDGPQTNNQKGGTLSVQYPQKSEGKELKILIQPETQHRARYLTEGSRGSVKDRAQQGFPTVKLEGVNEQVVLQVFVGNDAGRVKPHGFYQACRVTGRNTTACKEVDIEGTTVIEVSLDPSTNMTLAVDCVGILKLRNADVEARIGVAGSKKKSTRARLVFRVTIPRPDGSLLTLQTPSSPILCTQPAGVPEILKKSLHTCSVRGGEEVFIIGKNFLKDTKVIFQENVSDEKSWKAEAEIDMELFHQNHLIVKVPPYQNQAITSAVCVGIYVVTNAGRSHDVQPFTYTPDLAKADISVKTEAPSPGKACSYDERIKVLDNTMMPAMLSLVKREEVTPMEVSSNLQPAGVFKTADVICPAQQTLDLTSSRLTNSRPFPNNLPQPAGDPDKVPAPVFSNAEPLSTIQKQDIAATGSFPGPADSLLPQGSRQFLLEPREGLVQERPGSGSGAVGRLCGEPASQQHQLPLFPPDEVAQLEEAVRQLQAKGFCNLALQSDNSIAKQQQCQQHIQHQQQIQKQQIQQQQQQQQQIQQQQIQQQQQQQALENLQQQLFQSQIPMQCSMFQGTSQGENAEQQGSPQSVVSNQGALFQQAQQQQQQQQQKQQQQQAALFQQANELLSIQTNFLQQTPSHPSPPLFHNPNSLAEAQDPQGALFHTQKASHTQEQVQAALFQNTLTVLSGSSLSPEQQPSTPTLFLSQSSVPSQLTAGNTQQQQQQQQQQQQLAFLSALQTSAPEPQSVFQAQTQLSPIQQRTPMEQQQSSQSQPHTQPPQQASLFQNISPHPSANSLNPSQQQQQQASLLFRSSPMSNQEQPSGLLFSSQAQMPPLSSSSLTSPEPQNPSLLFSQAGVVTVSQQDRSEPMALGNPAEPRQQVLFEEQQPMQLGRSSNNGQEQPVGLFMPQSNMASLQGGMAAQDLPQTAIFTTQNGVAGLQTTTSSPVQQPGTLFQTAVSGTISQPSQPQQPGLFLFGIPNECGQLINTPGTTLSDQIIAISQSGQNQRESDAHIQSLLNQSLSESGSLQNSMTASQNMEKIDDLLVSLQEPSSNLTRSY, from the exons AATCAGTGTATGACCTTCTTCCCAGAGAGCTGCAGTTGCCGTCCTCCACTCAGCAGAACCCAGCAGCCATGAGTCAGAAGAGCGGTGGAGAGGCAGGGCCTCCCCCCTCAGCTGCTCTTGCATCAG ATGCCACCACCGTCTCCTCTTCTCTGACCGTGGGAGGCCCCCGCAGTGCTTTTCCCACCTCTTCCAGCTCCACCATGCATTCCACTTCTTCAGTCGATGACCAGAACCCAGCTCACGGCAGCAACGTCGACCCGGATGACACCAGGAGTAGCAGAGCGGTGCCAGAGGCTGTCGGGGCGGAGGGTGGGAATGGCAACAGTGGGAGCGCTGGTAGCTGCAGAGCTAGCAGTGACAtgggaggaggagctggatcTGTCGGAGGTGGAAGAGCAGCAACATCGCAGGAGGTCCAGCAGCATCACCAGATGACCCCCTCTAAGCGCCGCACCGTACTGAACATCTCCCCGCCGCCAGAGGACCTGTTTGATGACAGCCGCATGTCCTGCCAGGATGAGGCCCCGGCGGACTCAGAGCAGAGCAACAGTATTTGGTTGGATGACTCGGTCTCCAACTTCAGTATCGTCAGTTCCAGCTCCTACAACGACAACACAGAGGTGCCACGAAAATCCCGCAAACGCACCCCTCGCCAGAGGCCTGGCCCTAAGTCTGTGCCTGCAGAGGAGGCCAGCATGGACGTGTTTGATGCAGACAGTGCCAAAGGCCCCCACTTTGTGCTCTCACAGTTAGGCCCTGACAACAAGGCCTGCCCAAAAGGAAG TTCTCCAGATGGGCCGCAGACAAAtaatcagaaaggaggaactctGTCGGTGCAGTATCCACAGAAGAGCGAGGGCAAAGAGCTGAAGATCCTCATCCAGCCGGAGACCCAGCACCGCGCCCGCTACCTGACCGAAGGCAGCAGAGGGTCGGTGAAGGACCGCGCGCAGCAGGGCTTCCCCACCGTCAAG CTGGAGGGGGTGAATGAGCAGGTGGTTCTGCAGGTATTTGTGGGCAACGACGCCGGGCGTGTGAAGCCTCATGGATTTTACCAGGCTTGCAGGGTGACAGGCCGCAACACCACAGCCTGCAAAGAGGTGGACATCGAGGGCACGACCGTTATTGAGGTCTCCCTAGATCCCTCCACCAACATGACGCTAGC GGTGGACTGCGTTGGCATCCTGAAGCTCCGTAACGCTGATGTAGAGGCTCGAATCGGTGTGGCCGGCTCCAAGAAGAAGAGCACCCGCGCCAGGCTGGTGTTTCGAGTCACCATCCCCCGTCCAGATGGATCGCTGCTCACACTGCAGACTCCATCGTCTCCAATCCTGTGCA CCCAGCCTGCAGGCGTGCCCGAGATCCTGAAGAAGTCACTCCACACTTGTTCGGTGAGGGGCGGAGAAGAGGTCTTCATCATTGGCAAGAACTTTCTCAAAGACACCAAAGTTATATTTCAGGAGAATGTATCGG ATGAGAAATCGTGGAAGGCGGAGGCTGAAATCGACATGGAGCTGTTTCACCAG AACCATCTGATAGTGAAGGTTCCTCCATACCAGAACCAGGCCATCACCTCAGCGGTGTGTGTGGGAATCTATGTGGTGACGAACGCTGGAAGATCCCATGATGTACAACCTTTTACCTACACTCCAGACTTGG CAAAAGCTGATATTTCTGTGAAGACAGAGGCCCCGTCTCCTGGGAAGGCTTGTTCTTATGATGAGCGAATTAAAg TTTTAGATAATACCATGATGCCTGCGATGTTGTCTCTAGTAAAGAGAGAAGAAGTCACTCCAATGGAGGTCTCCAGCAACCTGCAACCTGCTGGAGTATTCAAG aCGGCTGATGTCATCTGTCCAGCCCAACAGACCCTGGACTTGACTTCCAGCCGTCTTACTAACAGCAGACCATTCCCCAACAACCTGCCGCAGCCTGCAGGCGACCCTGACAAAGTCCCGGCTCCGGTCTTTTCCAACGCGGAGCCTCTAAGCACGATCCAGAAGCAAGACATTGCTGCCACCGGCTCCTTCCCTGGGCCTGCAGACTCTCTGCTCCCGCAAGGCTCTCGGCAGTTCCTCCTGGAGCCCAGAGAGGGCCTGGTGCAGGAGAGGCCAGGCAGTGGTTCTGGGGCTGTGGGCAGGTTGTGCGGAGAACCTGCCTCCCAGCAGCACCAGCTGCCTCTTTTCCCCCCAGATGAAGTGGCCCAGTTGGAGGAGGCGGTGCGACAGCTTCAGGCCAAGGGGTTCTGCAACTTGGCCCTACAGTCTGACAACTCAATTGCCAAGCAACAGCAATGTCAACAACACATCCAGCACCAACAGCAgatccaaaaacaacaaattcaacaacaacagcagcagcagcaacaaattcaacaacaacaaattcaacagcagcaacaacagcaggctTTGGAGAACCTACAGCAGCAGTTGTTTCAGTCGCAAATCCCAATGCAGTGCAGCATGTTCCAGGGCACTTCCCAAGGAGAGAACGCAGAACAGCAGGGTTCGCCGCAAAGCGTTGTGTCAAACCAGGGGGCCCTCttccagcaggcccagcagcagcagcagcagcaacagcaaaaacagcagcagcaacaagcgGCTCTGTTTCAGCAGGCTAATGAACTTCTCTCCATTCAGACCAACTTCCTCCAGCAGACACCCTCACATCCTTCCCCACCGCTTTTCCACAATCCCAACTCTTTGGCTGAGGCACAAGATCCACAGGGGGCTTTGTTTCATACTCAGAAAGCCTCTCACACTCAAGAGCAAGTCCAGGCTGCTCTCTTCCAAAACACCCTGACAGTACTGAGCGGATCGAGTCTCTCCCCGGAGCAGCAGCCCTCAACCCCCACACTTTTCCTCTCCCAGAGCTCCGTGCCATCTCAGCTCACAGCTGGCAatactcagcagcagcagcagcagcaacagcagcagcagcagctggcctTCCTCAGCGCACTGCAGACCTCTGCCCCTGAGCCACAGTCAGTGTTTCAGGCCCAGACCCAGCTCTCCCCCATTCAGCAGCGCACTCCCATGGAACAGCAGCAGTCCTCCCAAAGTCAGCCCCACACGCAGCCACCACAACAAGCCTCCCTTTTTCAAAACATCTCACCACATCCATCTGCAAACAGCCTTAATCCAagccagcagcaacagcagcaggctAGCCTCCTGTTCCGCAGCAGTCCCATGTCCAACCAGGAGCAGCCCTCCGGTCTCCTGTTCAGCAGCCAGGCCCAGATGCCTCCATTGAGCAGCAGCAGTCTGACCTCTCCAGAGCCCCAGAACCCCTCTCTGCTCTTTTCCCAAGCCGGCGTAGTGACAGTCAGCCAGCAGGATCGCTCCGAGCCCATGGCCTTAGGGAACCCCGCGGAGCCTCGTCAGCAAGTTCTGTTTGAGGAGCAGCAGCCCATGCAGCTGGGCCGCAGCTCAAACAATGGGCAGGAGCAGCCCGTGGGCCTCTTCATGCCTCAGTCTAACATGGCCTCCTTACAGGGAGGAATGGCTGCACAGGACCTTCCCCAGACAGCCATCTTTACCACGCAGAACGGGGTGGCAGGCCTCCAGACCACCACCTCTTCCCCTGTGCAGCAGCCAGGGACCCTGTTTCAGACCGCTGTCAGTGGGACCATCAGTCAGCCCAGCCAGCCACAGCAACCTGGCCTCTTCCTCTTTGGGATTCCCAACG